The genomic stretch TGGCGGTCATCTCCAACCACGACGACCTGCGCCGGATGGTGGAGTGGCATGAGATTCCCTACCACCACGTGCCGGTAAGCAAGGAAAACAAAGAGGAAGCTTTCGCCCATATTGATGAGCTGTTCCAGAAATATGAGGCCGATGTGGTGGTCCTTGCGCGCTACATGCAGATCCTTCCCGGCGAGCTCTGCGAGAAATACTCCGGCAAGGTGATCAACATCCATCACAGCTTCCTGCCGTCCTTCGCCGGTGCGCGCCCCTATCACCAGGCCTATAGCCGTGGCGTGAAACTGATTGGTGCCACCTGCCACTACGTGACTCAGGACCTCGACGAGGGCCCGATCATCGAGCAGGACGTTATCCGGATCACCCACAGCGACTCTATCGAGGATATGGTTCGCCTGGGTAAGGATGTGGAGAAGAACGTGTTGGCCCGGGGCCTGCGCTCCCACATTGAAGACCGGGTGATCACCTACGAAAACAAGACAGTGGTGTTTGATTAAGGCTGCCTCACAGTTGCCCCGGAAAGGGTGCGACTGTGGTAGACTTGGCGGCTTGTTGAAGAATAACTATGGGGCCCGGAAACGGCCCCGATACGACTTCCAGATAACGCAAAGGAACCTTTCTCGATGGGTGAGTTAGCCAAAGAGATCCTGCCGGTCAATATTGAAGACGAGTTAAAACAGTCCTACCTCGATTACGCCATGAGCGTGATCGTCGGGCGGGCGCTTCCGGATGTGAGGGATGGCCTCAAGCCGGTTCACCGCCGCGTTCTGTTCGCCATGTCCGAACTGAACAACGACTGGAACAAGGCCTATAAGAAGTCCGCCCGTGTGGTGGGTGATGTTATCGGTAAATACCACCCCCACGGTGACTCTGCGGTATACGACACCATCGTACGTATGGCCCAGCCGTTCTCCCTGCGGTATCCGCTGGTTGATGGCCAGGGTAACTTCGGTTCCATCGACGGTGACAACGCGGCTGCCATGCGTTACACCGAGATCCGCATGGAGAAGATCGCTCACTCCCTGCTGGCGGATCTGGACAAGGAAACCGTCGATTTCGTTGATAACTACGACGGCACCGAGCGGATTCCCGAGGTTCTGCCCACCCGGGTTCCCAATCTCCTGGTGAATGGTTCTTCCGGTATTGCCGTTGGTATGGCCACCAATATTCCGCCGCACAATCTGACGGAAGTCGTGAATGGCTGCCTGGCGCTGATTGATAACCCGGACCTGACCATCGATGAGCTGATGGAATTCATTCCGGGCCCGGATTTCCCGACCGAGGGCATTATCAATGGTCGTGCCGGCATTGTAGAGGCCTACCGCACCGGCCGCGGCCGCATCTATATCCGTGCCCGTCACGAGATCGAGCACGACAACAAGACCAACCGCGATGCCATCATCATCACCGAGCTGCCGTATCAGCTGAACAAGGCCCGCCTGATCGAGAAGATCGCGGAGCTGGTAAAAGAAAAGCGTCTTGAAGGTATCTCCGAACTGCGGGACGAATCCAATAAGGAAGGTATCCGGGTGGTGATCGAGCTGCGTCGGGGTGAGAACCCGGACGTTGTGGTCAACAACCTGTTTGCCCAGACCCAGCTTGAAAC from Marinobacter adhaerens HP15 encodes the following:
- the purU gene encoding formyltetrahydrofolate deformylase, with amino-acid sequence MEHTYRLVISCPDRVGIVAKVSNFLSTYNGWITEASHHSDTQTGWFFMRHEIKATSIPFGLDQFRAAFEPIAREFNMNWHIADSAQPKKVILMCSKESHCVADLLHRWHSKEINAEIVAVISNHDDLRRMVEWHEIPYHHVPVSKENKEEAFAHIDELFQKYEADVVVLARYMQILPGELCEKYSGKVINIHHSFLPSFAGARPYHQAYSRGVKLIGATCHYVTQDLDEGPIIEQDVIRITHSDSIEDMVRLGKDVEKNVLARGLRSHIEDRVITYENKTVVFD